AGGGCCGGGCTGTTGTTCTCCTGGACAAACAGGGTGTAGGAGGTTTGTGTGAAGGCTGGAGCATTGTCGTTGACGTCAGAGACCTGCACTGTTAAGGTGTGCTGGGTTTTAAGTCTGGGTGTGCCCAGGTCGGTGACTGTGATGGTGATATTGTACTCAGCTCTGCTCTCCCTGTCCAGCGCACCTTCAGTCATCAGTCTATAGAAGTTCTCAACAGAAGGTTCCAGTGTGAAGGGAACACCATCCTGGATGGAACAAACTGTCCTTCCATTTTCCCCAGAATCTCGGTCTCTAATCCGAAACAGAGCCACTTCTGTCTCTGGTGAATTTTCTGGGATGGGATTGGTGAGCGATGAAATAGTTAGTTCTGGGTAATTATCATTGACATCCACCACCTGAATATAAACAGAGCATTTTCCAGAAAGTCCCCCGCCATCTGATGCCTCTATGTCTACTTCATatgaagatgctgtctcaaagtCGAGTGTTTTAATCAGCCGAATTTCTCCTGACATGGCATTTAGCTCAAAAGTTTTGCTCATCTCCTGAGAGCTACGTAAAAGAGAGTATGATACTTCTCCGTTTGTCCCAGTGTCTAAATCCTTGGCCCAGACCTTAGCAACCAGGGAACCCACCGGGCTGTTCTCTAGAATTTGCACCTGATAGAGCGCCTGCACAAACTCAGGGGCGTTGTCATTGACATCCACGAGAATAATCCGTATTTGCGAGGTGCCAGTCCTGGGCGGAGAACCGCCATCCAGCGCTgtcagagtcagcctgaactctgCCTGCTCCTCGCGATCAAGCTCTTTGTCCAGCACGAGCTCTGGGTATTTCCTCCCATCACCTCGGTTGCGGAAGGAAACGTGGAAATGAGAATTGGAACTAAGGCTATAGTTCTGAATGCTGTTGTTGCCCACATCCAAGTCCTGAGCGCTTTTAAGTAGAAACACGGCACCAACAGGGCTGTTCTCTATGATTTTCACGGTCATTTCTCTTTCAGCAAACTCGGGAGAATGATCATTTATGTCTCCCACTCGTAGCTCAGCTCGAAATATTTCCAGTGGTTTTTTCAGTAACACTTGGAAATGAGTGACACAGGGCTCAGTGGGGCCACACAGCTCCTCCCGATCCAGTTTTTCATTTACTATTAGCTTCCCAGTCTGAGGATCAAGCTGCAATCGTGATTCATTATCCTCAGAGACCACCTGGGCTCCTCGAGCAGCTAGCTCTGCAACTCCCAGCCCGAGGTCCTTGACTAGATCAGCCAAAACCGTGCCTCCAGGTGTTTCCTCCAACACAAAGTAACGGCGGCGGGGCTC
This DNA window, taken from Cricetulus griseus strain 17A/GY chromosome 2, alternate assembly CriGri-PICRH-1.0, whole genome shotgun sequence, encodes the following:
- the LOC113833704 gene encoding protocadherin beta-15-like; translation: MKTGRERRPRQVLFIFFLLGVAGAGWEPRRRYFVLEETPGGTVLADLVKDLGLGVAELAARGAQVVSEDNESRLQLDPQTGKLIVNEKLDREELCGPTEPCVTHFQVLLKKPLEIFRAELRVGDINDHSPEFAEREMTVKIIENSPVGAVFLLKSAQDLDVGNNSIQNYSLSSNSHFHVSFRNRGDGRKYPELVLDKELDREEQAEFRLTLTALDGGSPPRTGTSQIRIILVDVNDNAPEFVQALYQVQILENSPVGSLVAKVWAKDLDTGTNGEVSYSLLRSSQEMSKTFELNAMSGEIRLIKTLDFETASSYEVDIEASDGGGLSGKCSVYIQVVDVNDNYPELTISSLTNPIPENSPETEVALFRIRDRDSGENGRTVCSIQDGVPFTLEPSVENFYRLMTEGALDRESRAEYNITITVTDLGTPRLKTQHTLTVQVSDVNDNAPAFTQTSYTLFVQENNSPALHIGTISATDSDSGSNAHITYSLLPTHDPQLALSSIISINADNGQLFALRALDYEALQTFEFRVGATDQGSPALSSQALVRVRVLDSNDNAPFVLYPLQNASAPYTELLPRAAEPGYLVTKVVAVDRDSGQNAWLSFQLLKATEPGLFTVWAHNGEVRTSRLLSERDAPKHRLLLLVKDNGDPPRSASVTLQVLVVDGFSQPYLPLPEEEREPAQEEDTLTLYLVIALASVSSLFLLSVLLFVGVRLCRRARASSLGGCSVPEGHFPGHLVDVSGAGTLSQSYQYEVCLSGDSQSNEFRFLKPMFSNILD